One Nostocoides sp. HKS02 genomic window carries:
- the flgL gene encoding flagellar hook-associated protein FlgL encodes MTRVTPVTLSSGVMAGLQSSLARLQQTQEQLSSGRRLNRPSDSPVDTVVAMQLRAQQGQQEQLSRNIDDGLAWLNTADSALSQAGSSLTRVRQLVLAGSNATNGPAERQAMAAEVDQLRAGILQLANTQYAGRPVFAGTQDTASAFDPATGAYLGNGATVDRTVSDDAASGRVPVSVPGSNAFTTLLADPAGPAGAGVLDRISTALRSGDTTALGTALADLDSAGEALRSTQSTVGARTNRLTAAQSSGALRADTVTARLSAVEDIDLAKAITDLSLQQTAYQAALGAAAKVVQPSLMDFLR; translated from the coding sequence ATGACCCGCGTCACCCCCGTCACCCTCAGCAGCGGTGTGATGGCCGGGCTGCAGTCCAGCCTCGCCAGGCTCCAGCAGACCCAGGAGCAGCTCTCCTCGGGTCGCCGGCTCAACCGGCCGTCCGACTCGCCGGTCGACACGGTCGTGGCCATGCAGCTGCGCGCCCAGCAGGGCCAGCAGGAGCAGCTCTCGCGCAACATCGACGACGGCCTGGCGTGGCTCAACACCGCCGACTCGGCCCTCAGCCAGGCGGGCAGCTCCCTGACCCGCGTGCGCCAGCTCGTCCTCGCCGGCTCGAACGCCACGAACGGCCCGGCCGAGCGCCAGGCGATGGCCGCCGAGGTCGACCAGCTGCGCGCTGGGATCCTGCAGCTGGCCAACACGCAGTACGCCGGCCGCCCGGTCTTCGCCGGGACCCAGGACACCGCGTCCGCCTTCGACCCCGCCACCGGGGCGTACCTCGGCAACGGCGCGACAGTGGACCGCACCGTCTCCGACGACGCCGCCTCCGGGAGGGTGCCGGTCAGCGTCCCCGGCAGCAACGCCTTCACGACGCTCCTCGCCGACCCAGCCGGCCCAGCGGGTGCCGGCGTCCTCGACCGGATCAGCACGGCCCTGCGCAGTGGCGACACCACCGCGCTGGGCACGGCCCTGGCGGACCTCGACTCGGCCGGTGAGGCGCTCCGGTCGACGCAGAGCACCGTGGGCGCCCGCACCAACCGGCTCACCGCGGCGCAGTCCAGTGGTGCGCTGCGCGCCGACACGGTGACCGCTCGCCTGTCGGCCGTCGAGGACATCGACCTCGCCAAGGCCATCACCGACCTCTCCCTGCAGCAGACGGCGTACCAGGCCGCACTGGGCGCCGCGGCCAAGGTGGTCCAGCCCTCGCTGATGGACTTCCTGCGCTGA
- a CDS encoding response regulator transcription factor, with protein MSHTPGPAELSAATSSARRLRVVLVDDSSLFRQGLAGLLAAAGLDVVGQLGNAEPLLALVRHLRPDAVVLDVRMPPTHTDEGIVTAHLIRRQWPQVGVLVLSTYAEAEWARRLLQDGAAGLGYLLKDRVNDVPTLIDAINRVAEGGTAVDPAIVSELLAGSRRQSSALDRLTEREREVLALMAEGMSNAGIGRQLHLSPRTVETHVASVFGKLPLQGQDTTVNRRVLAVLAYLHEHHG; from the coding sequence ATGAGCCACACTCCCGGACCCGCGGAGCTGTCGGCGGCAACGAGCTCCGCACGCCGGCTCCGGGTCGTCCTCGTCGACGACTCGTCCCTGTTCCGCCAGGGCCTCGCAGGCCTGCTCGCCGCGGCAGGCCTCGACGTCGTCGGTCAGCTGGGCAACGCCGAGCCTCTGCTCGCGTTGGTGCGGCACCTGCGCCCCGACGCCGTGGTGCTCGACGTCCGGATGCCGCCCACTCACACGGACGAGGGAATCGTCACCGCACACCTCATCCGCAGGCAGTGGCCCCAGGTGGGTGTCCTTGTCCTGAGCACGTATGCGGAGGCCGAGTGGGCGCGTCGCCTGCTCCAGGACGGCGCAGCGGGTCTGGGCTACCTGCTCAAGGACAGGGTCAACGACGTACCCACCCTGATCGACGCCATCAACCGGGTCGCGGAGGGCGGGACCGCCGTGGACCCCGCAATCGTGTCCGAACTGCTCGCGGGGAGCCGTAGGCAGTCCTCGGCCCTGGACCGGCTGACCGAACGCGAGCGCGAAGTACTCGCCCTCATGGCCGAGGGGATGTCGAACGCCGGAATCGGCAGGCAGCTCCACCTCTCGCCGCGGACGGTCGAGACTCATGTGGCCTCCGTCTTCGGCAAGCTGCCGCTGCAGGGCCAGGACACCACGGTGAACCGTCGAGTGCTGGCGGTCCTGGCCTACCTGCACGAGCACCACGGCTAG
- a CDS encoding sensor histidine kinase: MGNRLTQSRLATTAGIGILVLKVALSAPQLRTDLAVVAITWFVVTAFVVVGLALFATDIPPVNGWACLTVAAATIPGDLNNPAYPQALVLGGFVLEPLYLAAAVALVLRYPAPRLTKTARQVVWGLVATGTVMRVPLALTRGSLPSPLHASADRRVWGLSPWWHDWVFLRATFTVTTLLLAVAGGMLVLRAVSSRGVTRQSLAPLAIIGAICATSAAVDQIVWIMGVPGDAWAPVALVRNLSAAAIPVALLADLLRRRAAAAAVTSEILRAASSGDLAQLEGALRHVLLDPSLTVTPVARPAEEPEDGGEARENVALMKEDGTALVAVGYDPRAVGDPTLLRGALAAAQLGIEKTRLTLELLERMEELRASRARIVEAGMAERRRVERDLHDGAQQQFLAVVATLAQSDFATEDEMRDLVGQARSRLTEALAELRRLARGIHPATLTQGGLSAALPYLCQSAPEPVSLRLDPALADHRLEPGVESAVYFVVAEGLANITRYAGATSAMVTVLSESEYLSIEVADDGNGQAHFTAQGGLSGLRDRVHALDGDLTLHCDPCADHPLTHGSRLRVGFPFNAPRAS, translated from the coding sequence ATGGGAAACCGCCTGACCCAGTCTCGGCTGGCCACCACCGCAGGGATCGGCATCCTCGTACTCAAGGTCGCCCTCTCGGCGCCGCAGCTGCGCACTGACCTCGCCGTCGTCGCCATCACGTGGTTCGTCGTCACGGCCTTCGTCGTGGTGGGGCTGGCGCTATTCGCCACGGACATCCCGCCCGTGAACGGCTGGGCCTGCCTGACCGTCGCTGCGGCCACCATTCCGGGCGATCTCAACAACCCGGCATACCCGCAGGCGTTGGTGCTGGGCGGTTTCGTGCTCGAGCCGCTGTACCTTGCCGCCGCGGTGGCCCTCGTGTTGCGGTATCCGGCGCCGCGGCTCACGAAGACAGCGCGGCAGGTGGTCTGGGGACTGGTGGCCACGGGCACCGTGATGCGCGTGCCGCTGGCGTTGACGCGGGGGAGTCTGCCCAGCCCACTGCACGCCTCGGCCGATCGCCGGGTGTGGGGCCTGAGCCCCTGGTGGCACGACTGGGTGTTCCTGCGGGCCACCTTCACCGTGACGACGCTGCTTCTCGCGGTGGCCGGCGGCATGCTGGTCCTGCGCGCGGTGAGCTCCCGCGGGGTCACCCGGCAGTCCTTGGCCCCGCTCGCCATCATCGGGGCAATCTGCGCCACCTCGGCCGCGGTGGACCAGATCGTGTGGATCATGGGCGTTCCCGGCGACGCATGGGCGCCGGTCGCCCTCGTCCGCAATCTCAGTGCAGCGGCCATCCCGGTGGCGTTGCTTGCTGACCTGCTCCGCAGGCGCGCCGCTGCGGCTGCCGTGACGTCGGAGATCCTCCGGGCGGCGAGCTCAGGTGACCTCGCCCAGCTCGAAGGCGCGCTGCGGCACGTGCTCCTCGACCCGTCGCTCACGGTGACTCCGGTTGCTCGGCCAGCAGAGGAGCCCGAGGACGGCGGCGAAGCCCGGGAGAACGTCGCCTTGATGAAGGAGGACGGCACCGCCCTGGTCGCCGTGGGGTACGACCCTCGCGCAGTCGGTGATCCAACCCTGTTGCGTGGTGCGCTCGCCGCCGCCCAGCTGGGGATCGAGAAGACTCGGCTCACGCTCGAGCTCCTCGAACGGATGGAGGAGCTGCGGGCGTCCCGAGCGCGCATCGTGGAGGCCGGCATGGCCGAGCGACGCCGGGTCGAGCGCGACCTCCACGACGGCGCGCAGCAGCAGTTCCTCGCCGTCGTGGCCACCTTGGCGCAGTCGGACTTCGCGACCGAGGACGAGATGCGCGACCTCGTGGGCCAGGCTCGCAGTCGCCTGACCGAGGCGCTGGCCGAGCTGCGCCGGCTCGCCCGCGGCATTCATCCCGCAACCCTGACCCAGGGTGGCCTCAGTGCTGCGCTGCCGTACCTGTGCCAGAGCGCGCCCGAACCCGTCTCGCTGCGGCTCGATCCGGCCCTGGCGGACCACCGGCTCGAGCCCGGCGTGGAGTCGGCGGTGTACTTCGTCGTGGCGGAGGGGCTCGCCAACATCACGCGGTATGCCGGTGCCACCTCGGCGATGGTGACCGTCCTGTCGGAGAGTGAGTACCTCTCCATCGAGGTCGCCGACGACGGAAACGGCCAGGCACACTTCACCGCGCAGGGCGGACTGTCCGGTCTACGCGACCGCGTGCATGCCTTGGACGGTGACCTGACCTTGCACTGCGACCCGTGTGCCGACCACCCGCTGACCCACGGAAGTCGGCTGCGAGTCGGGTTTCCCTTCAACGCTCCCCGTGCGTCATGA
- a CDS encoding sigma-70 family RNA polymerase sigma factor, producing MGSFDLETACRDHLPIVHYEVRSLSARLPGHVALDDLTSAGLGALVAAARSFDPHLGVPFGRYAARRIRGALLDELRSMDWASRSLRARARERETHREALTGTLHREPHEHELASAMGASVEELHELRRDLHRSVVLRIDAVGADGDADDLLPHTTQTPESVVVEQERRTYLLAAVEALPERLRSVVRGTFFEDRSVREVAEELGVTESRVSQLRTEALGLLRDGLNTNLDPELVPARTDGVVARRRAAYYAEIAGRASHAHRRTGGVRGSHSPVHAVGE from the coding sequence TTGGGTTCGTTTGACCTCGAAACGGCCTGCCGTGACCATCTGCCGATCGTTCACTACGAGGTCCGCTCGCTGAGCGCGCGCCTGCCCGGACACGTCGCGCTGGACGACCTGACGTCGGCCGGGCTCGGTGCGCTGGTCGCCGCCGCTCGCTCCTTCGACCCGCACCTGGGGGTCCCGTTCGGCCGGTATGCCGCGCGACGGATCCGGGGCGCCCTCCTGGACGAGCTGCGTTCGATGGACTGGGCATCTCGGTCGTTGCGGGCTCGGGCGCGTGAGCGCGAGACCCATCGCGAGGCGCTCACTGGAACCCTGCACCGCGAGCCGCACGAGCACGAGCTCGCGTCTGCCATGGGTGCGAGCGTGGAGGAGCTGCACGAGCTGCGCCGCGACCTGCACCGGTCCGTCGTGCTGCGGATCGACGCGGTGGGTGCGGACGGTGACGCCGACGACCTGCTGCCGCACACGACCCAGACGCCGGAGTCCGTCGTGGTCGAACAGGAGCGGCGTACCTACCTGCTCGCCGCCGTCGAGGCACTGCCCGAGCGGCTGCGCTCCGTCGTCCGGGGCACCTTCTTCGAGGACCGGTCTGTCCGTGAGGTCGCCGAGGAGCTCGGGGTCACCGAGTCGCGCGTCTCCCAGCTGCGCACCGAGGCGCTCGGTCTGCTGCGCGACGGGCTGAACACCAACCTCGACCCCGAGCTCGTGCCCGCCCGCACTGACGGCGTGGTCGCCCGACGACGGGCGGCGTACTACGCCGAGATCGCGGGTCGTGCCAGCCACGCCCACCGCCGCACCGGTGGGGTCCGTGGCAGCCACAGCCCGGTCCACGCCGTGGGGGAGTGA
- the fliS gene encoding flagellar export chaperone FliS has translation MTTPEILRRRYQSEAVTTASPSRLVIMLYDRLVKDLYAAHAAIGSADIPVAHHELVHAQEIVAELAGSLDVARWEEARSLASLYEYLGYTLVRANLAKSQSYVMDCLEVVEPLRDAFVTAAQTPDASQLRGVS, from the coding sequence GTGACCACCCCCGAGATTCTGCGCCGCCGCTACCAGTCGGAGGCCGTGACCACCGCCTCCCCGAGCCGGCTCGTCATCATGCTGTACGACCGGCTCGTCAAGGACCTGTATGCCGCGCACGCGGCCATCGGGTCGGCCGACATCCCGGTCGCGCACCACGAGCTGGTCCACGCCCAGGAGATCGTGGCCGAGCTGGCCGGCTCGCTGGACGTCGCGCGGTGGGAGGAGGCGCGCAGCCTGGCCTCGCTCTACGAGTACCTCGGGTACACCCTCGTCCGGGCCAACCTCGCCAAGTCGCAGTCCTACGTCATGGACTGCCTCGAGGTCGTCGAGCCGTTGCGAGACGCCTTCGTGACAGCGGCGCAGACCCCCGACGCCAGTCAGCTCCGGGGCGTGTCGTGA
- the flgK gene encoding flagellar hook-associated protein FlgK: MSDFASLGLAARALQAAQRGLDLTGQNISNVNTPGYSRQRLDQVAQGSSVVPSMWSAGPITGDGVLVRGTQRVRDEFLESHAQQVHGSQALAATTQSTLGSIEGALGEPGSTGLQSQLSSFWNAWHDVANDPTSTAPRAALLANATQLAGAFGRVAGDLDQQWTDSREQLTATVAEVNQSAADVARLNDAIRSATASGVPAHELSDQRDQLVLRLGETAGAVGRLADDGTVTVTIGGTALVSGSHASALAVTGQATRAAGGGAGVAWAASGTPASLGGGTAQGLLTALTETIPSYTDALDAVAASVASTTNTQQAAGYDRAGALGSPLFSGTTAGSLRVAVTDPAGIAASSAPPPAYDGGNASAMAAHLGDATGPDASYRSLVVQLGVQSQSASRQADVQGVVLRQVDTARQGVSSVSLDEEMTNLMSYQHAYAAAARFVTAVDDALSTLMTMTH; this comes from the coding sequence ATGTCGGACTTCGCCAGCCTGGGCCTCGCGGCTCGTGCCCTCCAGGCCGCCCAGCGTGGGCTCGACCTCACCGGACAGAACATCAGCAACGTGAACACTCCCGGGTACTCGCGCCAGCGCCTCGACCAGGTCGCGCAGGGCTCCTCGGTCGTGCCCTCGATGTGGTCCGCCGGACCGATCACCGGAGACGGCGTCCTGGTCCGGGGCACGCAGCGGGTCCGCGACGAGTTCCTGGAGTCGCACGCCCAGCAGGTGCACGGCTCGCAGGCCCTGGCCGCGACGACCCAGTCCACCCTCGGCTCGATCGAGGGTGCGCTCGGCGAGCCGGGCAGCACCGGCCTGCAGTCCCAGCTGTCGTCGTTCTGGAACGCCTGGCACGACGTCGCCAACGACCCCACGAGCACTGCGCCGCGCGCCGCGCTGCTGGCCAACGCCACCCAGCTGGCCGGGGCCTTCGGTCGGGTCGCGGGCGACCTGGACCAGCAGTGGACCGACAGCCGCGAGCAGCTCACGGCGACGGTGGCCGAGGTCAACCAGAGCGCGGCCGACGTCGCGCGGCTCAACGACGCGATCCGCAGCGCCACGGCATCCGGGGTCCCCGCGCACGAGCTGTCCGACCAACGCGACCAGCTCGTCCTGCGGCTCGGCGAGACGGCGGGAGCCGTCGGTCGCCTCGCCGACGACGGCACCGTCACGGTGACCATCGGCGGCACCGCCCTCGTGAGCGGTTCCCACGCGTCCGCGCTCGCCGTCACTGGGCAGGCCACCCGCGCGGCCGGGGGAGGGGCCGGGGTTGCCTGGGCCGCCTCGGGCACCCCCGCCTCCCTCGGGGGTGGCACCGCGCAGGGGCTGCTCACTGCACTCACGGAGACGATCCCGTCCTACACCGACGCGCTGGACGCGGTCGCTGCGTCGGTGGCCTCCACGACCAACACCCAGCAGGCCGCCGGGTACGACCGCGCCGGCGCGCTGGGGAGCCCGCTCTTCAGCGGCACCACCGCGGGGAGTCTCCGGGTCGCGGTGACCGACCCCGCGGGTATCGCGGCGTCCTCGGCGCCGCCGCCGGCATACGACGGTGGCAACGCCTCGGCCATGGCCGCGCACCTCGGCGACGCGACCGGTCCGGACGCCAGCTACCGCAGTCTGGTCGTGCAGCTGGGGGTCCAGTCCCAGAGCGCCTCCCGGCAGGCCGACGTCCAGGGCGTCGTGCTGCGCCAGGTCGACACCGCGCGCCAGGGCGTCTCGAGCGTCAGCCTCGACGAGGAGATGACCAACCTCATGAGCTACCAGCACGCGTATGCCGCGGCAGCGCGGTTCGTCACCGCCGTCGACGACGCGCTGAGCACCCTGATGACGATGACGCACTGA
- the fliW gene encoding flagellar assembly protein FliW produces MTMVTIDAPTSTTLPVAHFAEGLVGFPDAHDYALFGGEGGVFEMLPTDDAGPGFVVAAAAVFFPGYHPVLDDATAQRLGLDDAGDALVLTIVTVGADVSVAHANLLAPVVVNTRTGRAEQVVLSGQDFPLRTPLGAN; encoded by the coding sequence ATGACCATGGTGACCATCGACGCCCCCACCTCCACGACGCTGCCCGTCGCGCATTTCGCCGAGGGGCTGGTCGGATTCCCGGACGCGCACGACTACGCGCTGTTCGGCGGCGAGGGCGGGGTCTTCGAGATGCTGCCGACCGACGACGCTGGACCAGGTTTCGTGGTCGCGGCAGCGGCCGTGTTCTTCCCGGGCTACCACCCGGTTCTCGACGACGCGACCGCCCAGCGCCTCGGTCTGGATGACGCCGGTGACGCCTTGGTTCTGACGATCGTTACTGTGGGGGCGGATGTCAGCGTCGCTCACGCCAACTTGCTCGCACCGGTCGTGGTGAACACCCGCACCGGTCGTGCCGAGCAGGTCGTCCTGAGCGGCCAGGACTTCCCGCTGCGGACGCCACTCGGCGCGAACTGA
- a CDS encoding flagellin has product MGLQINTNVAAMNAYRNLSSTQGSMATSLERLSSGLRINRAADDAAGLAISEKLRAQTNGLNQATSNAQDAISLVQTAEGALNETHSILQRMRQLSVQSANDTNTSDDRAAIQKEVTALNGELDRIASTTQFNGQNLLDGTGGTAGSFTFQIGANNGQTVSVAFAKADTTTLGTNALDVTTQAGAASALTAVDAAIKTVSGDRADLGAVQNRLQHTINSLNVASENSAAAESRIRDTDMAKEMTSFTRSQILQQAGVSMLAQANSAPQSVLKLLG; this is encoded by the coding sequence ATGGGTCTGCAGATCAACACCAACGTTGCGGCGATGAACGCGTACCGGAACCTGAGCTCGACGCAGGGTTCGATGGCCACCAGCCTCGAGCGACTGTCCTCGGGTCTGCGCATCAACAGGGCCGCCGACGACGCCGCCGGCTTGGCGATCAGCGAGAAGCTGCGCGCCCAGACCAACGGCCTCAACCAGGCCACCTCGAACGCGCAGGACGCGATCAGCCTCGTGCAGACCGCTGAGGGCGCGCTCAACGAGACGCACTCCATCCTCCAGCGCATGCGCCAGCTCTCCGTCCAGTCGGCCAACGACACGAACACCTCGGACGACCGGGCAGCCATCCAGAAGGAGGTCACGGCGCTCAACGGCGAGCTCGACCGGATCGCCAGCACCACCCAGTTCAACGGCCAGAACCTGCTCGACGGCACGGGCGGGACGGCCGGGTCGTTCACCTTCCAGATCGGCGCCAACAACGGCCAGACGGTCTCGGTGGCCTTCGCCAAGGCGGACACCACCACGCTGGGTACGAACGCGCTGGACGTCACCACCCAGGCCGGTGCCGCGAGCGCCCTGACCGCGGTCGACGCGGCCATCAAGACCGTCTCGGGTGACCGGGCCGACCTCGGTGCCGTGCAGAACCGCTTGCAGCACACCATCAACAGCCTCAACGTGGCGTCCGAGAACTCGGCTGCGGCCGAGTCCCGGATCCGTGACACCGACATGGCCAAGGAGATGACGTCCTTCACCAGGTCGCAGATCCTCCAGCAGGCCGGTGTCTCGATGCTGGCGCAGGCCAACTCCGCTCCGCAGTCGGTTCTCAAGCTGCTCGGCTGA
- the fliD gene encoding flagellar filament capping protein FliD, whose protein sequence is MAGVDGLVSGLNTTQIISSLMQVERQSGAYLTTGKTASQTMIGVLQSLNTSLATLQTAASVLVPDSITGASGWTATTATSSQTALATATTDATAMPGSTTFTVQSVATAGAAVSSGSVGSLTSAVANGPFVLATGLGALGLASPTAGPTLSTGAHTVTVTQSSAGAALTGAPVADTVTIDASNAGFSVFLDGSSTATTITLAQGTYSRDQLAAEVTRASAGTLTASSTAAGALRLATTHEGSAATLALAAPSAALGLTDTSTTASGTDAVVSLDGVATTVSSLTRGAQLTLSGAGGDSLVFTLGGGLRAGTASASLVDVAAGASMTAVVSAINGAGAGVRATAVQVSPTAYRLQLNSMTTGAGSDVTLGGDAFPNSLSTLGSMVQLQAGSDTVLRVGTGPGAYDATSPTATVAGLLPGVTITATKADPTTPVTLTVDRDSAGIADKVQAMVKAANDVLAYLNAQSGYDTTTKTGGPLLGSSMARDLAQRLTDTAVGTAASTPGLVGVGVARDGSLTFDRATFLAAYTKDPNAVAGTLTTMASALSDTVKAASDPTNGYVTGQLNLEQEQVRDYTDQIANFEVRMSMRQDSLQRQYAALETMLGSLQSQSQWLTGQIASLPTPSTGKN, encoded by the coding sequence ATGGCCGGGGTCGACGGACTCGTCTCGGGACTGAACACGACGCAGATCATCAGCTCGCTCATGCAGGTCGAGCGGCAGTCAGGGGCCTACCTGACCACCGGCAAGACCGCCAGCCAGACGATGATCGGCGTGCTGCAGTCGCTCAACACCAGTCTCGCCACGCTCCAGACGGCGGCGAGCGTTCTCGTGCCCGACAGCATCACCGGCGCATCCGGCTGGACGGCAACCACCGCCACCTCGTCGCAGACGGCGCTCGCCACCGCCACGACTGACGCCACCGCGATGCCCGGGAGCACGACCTTCACCGTGCAGTCGGTGGCCACCGCCGGCGCGGCCGTCTCGTCCGGCTCGGTGGGCAGCCTCACCTCCGCCGTCGCGAACGGCCCGTTCGTGCTGGCCACGGGCCTGGGCGCGCTCGGCCTGGCCTCGCCCACGGCCGGCCCCACTCTCTCGACCGGTGCCCACACCGTGACCGTGACCCAGTCCTCGGCAGGCGCCGCCCTGACCGGGGCGCCGGTGGCCGACACCGTGACCATCGACGCCTCGAACGCCGGGTTCTCGGTGTTCCTGGACGGCTCGTCCACCGCGACGACGATCACCTTGGCGCAGGGGACCTACTCGCGCGACCAGCTCGCTGCCGAGGTGACCCGGGCGTCCGCCGGCACCCTCACGGCGTCGAGCACCGCCGCCGGCGCGCTGCGCCTCGCCACGACGCACGAGGGGTCGGCCGCCACCCTGGCGCTGGCCGCCCCGAGCGCCGCGCTCGGCCTCACCGACACCTCGACCACCGCGAGCGGCACCGACGCGGTCGTCTCGCTCGACGGCGTCGCGACGACGGTCTCCAGCCTGACGCGTGGCGCCCAGCTCACCCTGAGTGGCGCGGGTGGCGACAGCCTCGTCTTCACCCTGGGCGGCGGCCTGCGGGCCGGCACCGCGTCGGCGAGCCTCGTCGACGTTGCGGCAGGCGCCTCGATGACCGCCGTGGTCTCGGCGATCAACGGCGCCGGCGCGGGGGTCCGGGCGACGGCCGTGCAGGTCTCGCCCACGGCATACCGGCTCCAGCTCAACTCGATGACCACGGGGGCGGGGTCCGACGTCACCCTCGGCGGCGACGCCTTTCCCAACTCGCTGTCCACCCTCGGCTCGATGGTGCAGCTGCAGGCCGGCTCCGACACGGTGCTGCGGGTCGGCACCGGCCCGGGCGCGTACGACGCGACGTCCCCGACCGCGACGGTCGCAGGCCTCCTGCCCGGCGTCACCATCACAGCGACCAAGGCGGACCCGACGACGCCGGTGACCCTCACCGTCGACCGCGACAGCGCCGGCATCGCCGACAAGGTCCAGGCGATGGTGAAGGCCGCGAACGACGTGCTGGCCTACCTCAACGCCCAGTCCGGCTACGACACCACGACCAAGACCGGTGGCCCGCTGCTCGGCAGCTCGATGGCGCGCGACCTCGCCCAGCGGCTCACCGACACCGCGGTCGGCACCGCTGCGAGTACGCCGGGGTTGGTCGGCGTCGGGGTGGCCCGTGACGGCAGCCTGACCTTCGACCGCGCGACGTTCCTGGCCGCTTACACGAAGGACCCGAACGCAGTGGCCGGGACCCTCACCACCATGGCGAGCGCGCTCTCCGACACGGTCAAGGCCGCGTCCGACCCCACCAACGGCTACGTCACCGGCCAGCTGAACCTCGAACAGGAGCAGGTCCGGGACTACACCGACCAGATCGCGAACTTCGAGGTCCGGATGTCGATGCGTCAGGACAGCCTCCAGCGGCAGTACGCCGCGCTCGAGACCATGCTCGGCAGCCTGCAGTCCCAGAGCCAGTGGCTCACGGGCCAGATCGCCTCGCTGCCCACCCCGTCCACCGGCAAGAACTAG
- the csrA gene encoding carbon storage regulator CsrA, translating to MLVLSRRPYESFRIGHDVVITVLEVNGDKVRIGIDAPPQVQVHRQEIYDEVQRANADAAAASPSATTDLARAVRGATKGLPASAPASDADAASGADVVDGPGSPEN from the coding sequence GTGCTCGTGCTCAGCCGCCGTCCCTACGAGAGCTTCCGCATCGGCCACGATGTCGTGATCACGGTGCTGGAGGTCAATGGCGACAAGGTCCGCATCGGCATCGACGCGCCGCCGCAGGTGCAGGTGCACCGCCAGGAGATCTACGACGAGGTGCAGCGCGCCAACGCCGACGCCGCAGCAGCGTCGCCCAGCGCGACGACCGACCTCGCTCGTGCCGTCCGCGGCGCCACCAAAGGCCTTCCCGCGTCCGCTCCGGCATCCGACGCCGACGCCGCCTCGGGCGCCGACGTGGTCGATGGACCCGGCAGTCCCGAGAACTGA
- the flgN gene encoding flagellar export chaperone FlgN — translation MIDTREAAEKCAELSGALWAVRDRLERLAYCVEVQRALVETGRATWVARAAQEVELALEQVRGTELGRAVDTVPAATVLGLDPQASLSQIAALAPAPWDDLLAEHRSALLEVTRDLTESAAANRDLLAAGAQAVEDVLARFSGPAPAGTYGPSGARRTDATSRLFDQST, via the coding sequence ATGATCGACACCCGTGAAGCCGCCGAGAAGTGCGCCGAGCTCTCCGGCGCCCTCTGGGCGGTGCGCGACCGGCTCGAGCGGCTGGCCTACTGCGTCGAGGTCCAGCGTGCCCTCGTCGAGACCGGCCGGGCGACCTGGGTCGCCCGCGCCGCCCAGGAGGTCGAGCTCGCCCTGGAGCAGGTCCGTGGGACCGAGCTCGGGCGAGCCGTCGACACCGTCCCCGCCGCCACCGTCCTGGGGCTCGACCCGCAGGCGAGCCTGTCGCAGATCGCCGCCCTGGCCCCAGCGCCCTGGGACGACCTGCTCGCCGAGCACCGTTCCGCGCTGCTGGAGGTCACCCGCGACCTCACCGAGTCGGCCGCGGCCAACCGCGACCTGCTCGCGGCCGGCGCCCAGGCTGTCGAGGACGTGCTGGCCCGGTTCTCCGGGCCGGCTCCCGCCGGCACGTATGGCCCCAGCGGCGCCAGACGGACCGACGCCACCAGCCGACTATTCGACCAGAGCACGTGA